GCATGTTTGCGTGTTTGCAACAATGACCACTTACATCACAGTGACTTTGTCACAGTTGGGGTTCTTGGGGTACACGGTGAGCTCTTGCAGTCTGCCTCGCACACCCGCTTGAGTTTCAGGACACAAACATCTCCCCGGAACAAACGTGCTGTCTGCACAAACACAAATTAAGAGATTAAGAGAAGTCACTATGTGTCCTAAGATTAGGTTGCACAGAACCACGCACACATACAACTCTACAACGTGGTCATCAGTAAACGCCCTACATTAGCAAGCGGTGTACTCACCTGTGTTCAGCACAAAGCAAGCGACCAGAATGATGATCCTGCAAATGGACGGAAGGTTGAGCTTCATGTTTGATGATGACTTTGCCTTGACAATGATCTTCTAAACTGCACGCCGCTCCTTTATACTCTCATGCTCCTCCCCCGCACACTCGGGAGCTGGGCTTTCCACACCAGGAAATTCCCTACAGCACTTTCCTTCTACAGATGCTCCAGACAACCTGGACACCAATGCTTTAGCCTGAGAACTTTAAAAGACATGTTTAACATTTATACCAATCTGACATTGGATAAAGAATGTCCAAATATGGCTCAACACATTTTCTGAGTGTCCTGAAAATGCTATAAATTCATGTGGCTTGTTTTCATTCTTATAATACTGTGAAATTAAATACTAGAGACATAGTGAAGAGTCATggtttgtggttgtttttttaccacGGGAAACTGGGACCGGGTTTTTTGGTTTCCAGATGTCCGCTAGAAAGATGATGCTGAAGAGGAATTCCACTGTTGAGCATGACAGTTACGTTGGAGAGTATATTTCAATTCTGTGCGGTGAAATGTAGCAAAGTGACTGAGAAAAACTGTCATGCTATTCTATTGTTTTTGGCCTCAGCTGGACTGTCATCAGAATGGGAGAACATCAATCTTTTGTGAAACTCACTGCCGAGAAACAAATACCCAAGTGAGTCTTTCTACATATTTTGCACACTGTGGTGATGCTACCGAAAAAGCATATGGAgcataaatatttcttttttttttttatcaggtcTGACCTCTTATTGCTCCTTCGCACCTACAACTGCTACCATGAAGGCAACAACTTCCAGTTGAGGGCTCATGAGGTAAACAAACATAGCATTAAACAGTAACCAGGAAAGCATTGTGAGAAATCTATCACTTGTTTATGCTTGGCTGAGTGAAAAAACTGCCGTGGAAGTGCACTCATATCAAAATTTAAACCAGTTCAACCAGTGTTCTCATGCAAACAAAGGGGATTAAAACAGGCCGTGTAAAAAGTCTGCAACATAGGCACCTGAgctccaaaaaaacccaaaaatcccCATTTCCCTCCAGTTAATATGGAATAAGAGAGTGGGCCTCTCAGATATGCACTCATACACCCAACAAACCACTCACCAACTTAACCTTTTGGTgttatgtgcagaaaaaaatgttagctGAAATGTAGTTATTTGTTTGATAATTGTTTTGTGGTATTTCTGGCCAGGAGTTTCCCTTCGTGTGCACCAGCAGGTTGCTGAGTGGTCAACTGTACATGTGCATGCGTGGGCAGCCAAGGGTGGTCATGATGTGTCCCTCATATTTGTCCCCTAAAGAGACAGACTCAAGATTTTGTCTCATTCTGGGAAAGTCCCACACATTCCCATCTTATGGCGACCACCGGATGGTTGCCAACATCAGAGTACAGTAACACAATAGAAGTGACTTGCGGTTTTTCAGTTATTCACTTGAGTCATTTGGCTCATTTCTTCAGTTGGATGGCCTTTCTgatcaacctttttttttttaaatccggtGATacgaatgaatgcatttttttttttttgcagggggCTGTTAATGCTTCAGAATTTGTACAATTTTGagttttgtttataaatgggcCTCCATAGTACGACAAAACCTAGTGGTGAAACTTcatagaaatatattaatatactaCCCAGGAACTGCATTTGCATACTGTACATGCAAATAATGCTATATTGTTTATGCATGCCACCTACACAAAATTACAGCAATCTCACATTCCTAACAATCATTTTGACTGTTGCATATGAAATCGATTCTGTGttgaagataaaataaatatcttATTAACATTTGAAAAAGGCAGACATAAAATAAGCTTTCAGATGAAGGTGAAAGCTACATTAAGAGCAGACATACACTAAGAGCAGGTAAACTAAATAAAGTGGTCCCAAGTTAAAAGCGGTCAGTTTAATAAATGATATTCCCTTCAAGTCAATATTATTCTATTCAACCTTTCTTGTTAGCTGTGAAGTCAGGTGATGTGTGAGTCATTTTGTAGGAAAGGGAGCAGGCTTTTGGGCTTGCACCTTCATGAAAATGAACTCAGGTTGTTTTCAGAGTTCATAATATGCCCTGACATGTTTGCTAGATAAGCTGGCAATTGTATCATGAATAAAGTGGATGCTTATGTTACAatggaaaattaattttgtttaagtCATAAATCCCTTTATTACCACTTGTATGTCATAATTCATACAtcactgcgatcggctggccactgattcaaggtgtccccgccGCCTTtagcccggagacagctgggattggctccagcaccccccacgaccctaatgaggataaagcggttcaggaaatgaaatgagatgagaattcaTACATCATTATATGCACCTACAAAATATGGGACTCAAAAGATGGTACATATCATATCCTTTTTGGTTATCTGTTCCCTGGTTTGGTTCCGAATAAAAGGTTGGTGACGGGATTTAGTGAGTCAGATAGAAAGTGAacttttacaacaacaacaacaacaaaaaaaactaagccaAACACATGCCTGAAGAGGCAATATAGCGCTCTCTTGTGTCGTTTTTAGTTTACATATTTCAGACTCCAGAGATGTAGCACAAACTTTTACCACTAGGTTGCAATAGTACGCTgcacttttatttattcacgTACCATTGTcaatttctctcatttttctctcaaccgttttatcctcaccagggtcgtgCAGGGGGTGGTGACTTTGGGTTAGAGGTTCGGgggtaccctgaattggtggccggccaataacagggcacaaggagacaaacaaccattcacgcttacactcgTACTTAGGGACGGAAACCGTAGTacgtggagaaaacccacgcaggcacgggCAGACcctacaaactccacacaggtggaccagcctggatttgaacccactgtgaggccaacgcgctaaccactcatcctccAGGCCACCCCCATTGTCAATTTAGGATACAGATATACAACTATATATAACTTTTTCTAAAAGGTGTTATGTTAAACGAGTCAATATGTTAGGGCCGTGGAAGCAAAGTATGCaggtggttagcacatctgtcTTAGtttttagggttggggttgaAATTTGGGTTATTTTTGCCTTCCGGTAGACTGGCAAACAGCCCACAGTGTGCTCCACCTCTTGATCTCTGAAGAAGGTTGCTATTTAATTTGTTGTGACAGTAAAACATCTTCATCAAGTAGTTaatatgatttttgttttttattagaaaCTAGTGTACAAAAAAAGAGCGCAAACATTAGAGAGTGCCTTCACAttgcaaacaaataaatagtcaTTCATTCCTAGTGTGTCAAAGTTCGTGTGAGATCACTTTTCACAAAAGTGCTCCCCTAATAAAGAGTTCCTTTAAGTCCTCATCTGAGCAAAGAGCCAATCCACGGGGTCTTTGCCTTGACAATCTTGTTCTCTCTCGAGATAACAATCTTCCATGATGTCCTCATTTATGGTTGAAGGCCTACAAGTCCTGCAGATGCGTGAAGAACCTCGAGGAAGCGATGTTGATGCAGAGTGTTTGATTTGAGACTTGGACAGCTGCCTCAGTCTGGGGGATCTTTGAAGTCTAAAGGCCCGTGGGCTGGTGGCTCCCTCTGGACAAGCCAGAGCTTGCATGCTGTTTATGTAGTCATCCAGGGACTGGGAGCTCTGGGATGACTGGCAGGCTGACGGGTGCAGAGCCGAGTCCTCCAGTGTCTCCAGGATCGTGGGCAAGAGAGGCAAGCAAAGCAACAGGCGTCTGTGTTTCATGctgaaaaaagaaggaaaaataaactCTTAATATCACTTCAatatgtgcagaaaaaaatccccttttACATCTTAGATAGTATTGAATTAATACAAGTGAAGGTAATGCACagttatttttatagcacaattCAAAGCAAGGTCTTTCAATGTAGGTAGTGTTGGAAATTATAATCATTTGTAAAGTCtcacaaatgattaaaatgtgcTATCTAGTTTTACCAAACTGGTTAagaatgcaaatattttataaaagtcTTCGGTACAAATAATAAGTCACAGAATTGAATATGTTCCATTGTAGCAGAATAGAAATTTGCAATACCATCGAATTAGTATTAGTCAATAAACTAAATTAAAGATTGTTCTTTGGAagaaattgaaaataataaaaaatgcttaCCTTATTGATAGTGTGATTTCAAAGCAGAGTGGTGTAGTTGAGTTCAGCGTCTCAGTCAAGTGTCTGACTCACGGAGTTCATACCCAAGCTTTATAGAGACAGCCTCCTCCAGTGTGATTAGGTCTGACTGCTAAATATAACTCTGCTGACCttactgtatgtgtgtgagcaTAGAGAAGCTAATAGAGAGGGTGTGTCCTTCCTTGGCTGTTGCGGAAGGCCTGGAGCGGTGTTTGCCGGGTTGGCCTCGTTCAATGTTTACATTGCAGCAACAATGAAGACCTGGGAGCAGTTTTGCCTTCCCTCCGACCTTGAAAAATTGAAGGGGCAGGCAGCTGCGACTCTcgatatttcattaaaaaaagtattttacaaATGTAGACCATGTTACTCATGACAAAATCACACACTCCTGATTATTCACACATTTTACTTGTCAACAGTAAAATGTGTCATTGCATAACTGCAGATAAtatggtaaaaataaaaagttaaatgAATTTGATAAGGTGGCATGGTTGTGATGTTTTGGGTTTGAGATAACATAGACACTTCCTTTGTGGTGTTGTTTTattgagagggaaaaaaatcaatatgtcTGTATTGTGGCAagttccaaaataaaaacaacagcaacaataaCAACGCAGCACAGTTTTTATGTAAgactttatatttttactttagcCCTCCACCTATGTGACCCCAAAACAGACATGACTTTATCCTAGTGCTATATTAAAAGCGTGGAGTGCTCCTGTTGCTATTTCTCCTAAATGGGTAGCATCTTGTGGTGCGCTTGTTCTTGCACGTACACCTGACATTAAGCCTTTCTGGCAGGATTTCCTCTCTGAGAAACGTGTGCCTGTGATTACAGGAGGAGGGGGGTCTCATCCTGGAGGGTTTGTTGAACATCCACTGGGGCCTGCACAGGCCAATTCGGCTTCAAATGTATGATGACAACGAAAGACTGCGTCTCAATCGGTATGATAGGCACAAACTCTAAGCTAAACATACAAAGATCactacattaaaatgaatacacaaataaatagatacaaAAAACACCAGTTTATACAcatattacatattttaaaacaaatacagtggtacttctacataccaaaatattttgttccaCAAGTGGTTTTGTACActggattttttgtaagtagatttGTATTTAAAGATGGCATAGACCTCTTAAAATGAAAGTCACAttgtgatattattttttttaattattttgtatcTGCCtataaaatctgtttttttttgtgatcaaCCATGTTATTTAAAAGTAAAGTGAATATGCATCCACTACATGTATTGTTTTTACTAACAGGAATAAAATTGCAACACAACGATCCTCAACAGAGTCAAACAACAACTCTTTTAGAAAGGAAAATGGACCAGAAGGTGAGTAACACGTGCTCATTAATCCTAGACGcaaatatacagacacacttgaTGTTTACAGATTACACGTTCAGAAGCAGATTACAGCTCTGCTTCAACCAGCACAACTCCGCGACTCACGTGCCAACCTAATCTGATCATGAGAGTCTGATCAATACAACTCACGTGTAGACTGCAACTAATTACAGCCCCTTTTTTTGCCACTTTGCACTATGCTCAACTTTCAGCTCTCATTTGCAACTATTATTTAGTGAGAACATTTAATGTATTAAGTTTTGAAATGTTCCAAAATCCCTTTTAAGATTTATGGAACATTACAATCCAGATTACTGCATTTACACCAACAAGTTGAACCATGTGATGTTTTTGATCAGGATTTATCAAATGCAATTTAGAGGCTTCAAAGTACCTGTAAAGTGAAGAAAATATATCTTGTAAAGTTGAGTCACTTCTGACAATTGTTATGGGTTTTGCAAATTTTAGGAATTACTAATAAGTATAATGTAACTGTAAACAAATCTTTGAACCTGAACTGCTAAAAAGATAAACAATTTTACACTAGACCCATGTAGAAACCTTGGTAAATTACCAAAATACAACAGCCAAACTAATGAAACCACATTCAAATGACGTAACTAATGTTATTTCAGAGATTGAATCATCGGCTATGATTTATGGTGATAGATGGCCCTTAATGGCACTAAAATGAGATCATTACCCTGCCAGACATTACAATTAAATGAATTTTAAGGCATAGCACCTGCACGAAATTGACAAAGGGATGCCTGTCAAGCCATTTtgaaagtagtttttttgttgcttatttagGAGGTAGCATGGAAGGCGTACAGGAGGAAGAAGAATCTCCACAGTTGCTGAGGACCAGAAGCGACGCTTCTTTCATGTATGTGCAAAGGAGGTCAAGGACAAACACCGCCAGAGACCTGCAGCGTTTACGCACACACAGGTTCTCCATTAATGGACACTTCTACAACCACAAGGTACAAAGGCACAGCCTAACAAACAGTCACGGGTGCAAATGGGATGGTCTTTCCTGAAGGGATGTTCCTGTGCTTGCACTGTTCACACATCACAATATACGGATTTTATTAACGAGCCCTATTAGGAGCACTTTACCACTTCCTCTTTGACcatagtatgtgtgtgtgtgtgtgtggggtggtgTCCAACCCTGCAGCTGCTGAACTACTGACTTCCCCTCTGGACTATACTTCCTGTACAAAATGTTTATAGCCCTTAAGTGTGGAAATTAAGAAAACTCCTAAACACTCTAATACTGTTTCAGTTCTATAACACACTGCAGTAACAAATGTATGTTTGTTTCACCCTATTTACAGACATCTGTGTTTACACCGGCCTTTGGTTCTGTCACAAATGTACGAGTAAACAGTGCCATGACGACGCTACAAGTGCTTAATATGTTGCTACAAAAGTTTAGGGTAAGGCAAATTTGCGTAAATAATGACGTTGTTTTAACATCCACTACAATTTACATGCTTACACAGTAATTTAATCATGGTCACAATGCAGAatctgttatttattttatttagaatgcATTTTATTAGATTATTGCTTCATGATTTTATCAACagctataaaatataatattggaagagtactattttttttcctttagtattcattttctgaaacgcgtATCCTCACGTAAAATGAGGATCAACCTGGAACTGAACCATCAACCataaaactgtgaggccgatgagcTAACCACTTGGTCGCCGAGCGATTttcctgattaaaaaaaaaaataataatcctatCATTTGATGGTATTTCCAAACCTATTTTATGtatgaatttgtaaaaaaaacttttttttatataatcatATTACTGATACACACCAAAAGACATGCAGCTCATTAGCCTATTAGaacaattttcaaatatttttttttgaattagtACAATATTGAACTCGTTGAGTCAGAGGTCAGCCATTGTTATTTCTTGAAAATCTTGTTTAAAATAAGGAAGGTTCACTTATAGTGATGAATGCTATGAAGAGTAATCCCATTAATATATGTTTCAATATTTATGCCTTTTAAGGTTGAAAATAAATCAGAAGAGTTTGTTCTTTACATGGTCCACACATCTGGTGGTAGGTGAACATTTTCACTTGAGTGAAATTAGTTTTTATACCATTTTATCTTTCTATTCTAATATTTCTcttaattacaattattgttaTGATTGTTGTATGATTCAGAGCGGACTCAATTGAGAGAGAGTGAATACCCACTGGTGACCCGTGTCCTTCAGGGACCGTGTGAGATGATCTCCAAAATCTTTATTATGGAGACAGACCTTGGAGAGGAAGTCACCTATGATGTGAGTCTCATTTTCCTCACCTTCTCCTCAGGTGACCTCTAAAATAAATTCCAGTAAAACGAGCTTTGAGCCTGTTGCTCGGATCTGAACTCGAAAGCACAGTTGAACAATTCAAGGGTAAAGCAGCTTTCAATTGGGTAAAGCAGAAATCCTGTTTGTTTCTCATCGGCATCACTCCAAGTCCCAAGTCACATCCTGTGTACAGTACGTACGTGCAGCACAACACTAGCTTTTCATTTGCTGATGACATTAACACCCACATCCAAGCATGGGTGACAAGACAAGAGTGAAAATTTAGAACTTGGTTATATTCATGCGCTCTCGTCTTAGAAGCAGGGTTTGCTAAGGCAATTTCAACTTATTTCTAAAGTACACTCTCTTGCGCGAATCCAAGGTTTAATGtgcataatttgtttttgtttttaaccaaCTGATTTGGCCCCATTTTTGAGCCCCTCAATACTGACATATACTACTATGTttgcaaaataaatgtcataaactGAAAGTAGTTGaattattatttgaaatataGTGAGTCTGTGCATAAAGtcaacatgaaatatttttaacctGACTGCATCATAATAGATCAAAATTGatactcatatttttttcttgcaaggtTGCTCAATACATCAAGTTTGAAATTCCAGTTTTGGACAGCTTTGTGGAGAAGctaaaagaggaggaggagcgggagataaacaaactgacaaaaaaGTAAGTTAACAGTGCAAATGAAACAATCGCTCCCCCATCTGAACATGTCCAATTGGTTTGGCGAAGCCAATGTGCATATCTCCTGCAGATATTATGAAATTGAAACAAATCTGCAACCTATCAATGGAGGCAGTGTTACTTCAGTGAGACCAGCGTGGTTATACGAATGCCTTTTCTATCGGGACGGACTCAGTGTGATCATATGATGTGATAGCCttctttttctcccccaaaTCGTTTTTCATATTGCAGATTCAATTCCCACGATcaagtttatatttattttgattccCCAGTACTAATGCAGTCGTGTGGTTTCTTTCTTCTGTACAGGTACATCACACTAAGGTCGATGATTGTGCATCAGTTGGAAGGGAAAACACACTCCTCTGACCcaatataagtgtgtgtgtgtgtgtgtgtgtgtgtgtgtgtgtgtgtgtgtgtgtgtgtgtgtgtgtgtgagtgtgtgtgtgtgtgtgtgtgtgtgtgtgacttttgtgtatttttatgacacatttttttactgctttCAATTTGTATATgcatttttgaaatgtaatgtgattgtatttttttctatgacTTTTACGATGTATACTGTAATAAATCAACTGAATGGTCTTAACTTGCTGCACTCCtcttcaaaacaacaacaacaacagcaaaaatcaAGACATATCATTTCCTGTCTGCCATAGTAAATGATGACTACATTAGCATTGTCCTTCTGAGGGACCCTTTCTGCCAACTAGTTCCCATgcaccttgtgtgtgtgtgtgcatgtgtctgtGCATGTAACACAATGCTATCCTCAGAGAGGAGGGCCATTCCCTGTTTCCCACACTTTGGAAAGGAGTAAGAATTGTTGACTATTGTCACTTTTGCAGGGCCAAGCTTGAACTTTGGTCAGACCactattattattcattgattaaTGCAATAACTACTATACTTTATATTTTGTCCCACATGCGTGTGCCCTCGGGTGAGACTCGATGAGAGACACATTTGGTATAACCAACTGTTGTTTGGCTTTGGTTGTGGAATGCATTCCCACAGACCAGGATAAAAAGTAAATCAAATTGAACCATTTCTGTGAAATCAAAGTGAATATCTTTAAACATGGTCTGACCTAGATGGGtgaatttatataaaatacactttttaaagCTTGTTTACAAACTTCAGTCACAAAAATGCACCCTGCACATTTCCCCGAACTAATAAATACGATGTAAATAGAGataagcataaaaaaaattatgtgtgcatggttgtctgtccccctgtgccctgtgatcggccagccacctattcagggtgtTGTTCCCGGCCTTTAGCCCGGAGAcagttgggattggctccagcacccccacggccTCAATGAGGATAAGGGGATCAAGTTGGTCATGTGACCAATCAcatgactgtttttgttttcttctgatGTGAGCGGTTCCTGttgaaattaacaaaaaatcgATTCAAATGTTTTCCAATTTGCCTGTAAAGTCGTAGGTTTGTGCACACAAACGCAATGTTTGTATGTATGATGCTTTGTGTATTTGGTCatcaactttaaaaatgatctaTTTTACAAAGCAAAATGATTGTAATTATTGACACTTTAAACCAGcaataatatttattcatttgtattattGATGGTGATGTTACATACAATGATTATTGGAAATACATTTACGAAATGTTCAGTAAAGACAACATTGACTGCTTCATattcccatgatgctttgcgagGGGGACAACGTAACCATCTGGTCCAATGAAATCATTGGTTTCATGTTCCTCTTTGGGGATTGGCTTAGTGATTTTTTTGAAACAATCCTCATTCGACGAATAGGGGGAGTGGAAGGTATTTCAAACAACGCTTTCAGTAAGTAGCTCGCTAATTTCGCTTGTCATTGTAAACCTGCTATTTTCGtataatttgtgtttttaggactacatattaataataataataacaaataggCTTGTCGACATTTGTGATCTTTTTCTTAACTTAGATTTATTCTTGTTTTTGAACGGCAAATTAAGTTGCCCATACGTGAACTAGTCTTCTTTCATTCTGTCACTGCAGCCATGGCGTCGAGTCAAATATCCGGAGCCGATcgggaaaaagggaaaaatatccGAGTGGTGGTACGTTGCAGGTGAGTACTTTCCCTCCCTCATCAGCAATTCTTCTATTAGTATGCGCTACGGCATCTTCGGGGAAGTTAGTGACTCCTGTCAATGTGCTATTCAGTGCCACGTCTAAACTATTGAATTCTTCGTAGGATGTTGCGTTTTAGCTAAAAGTGAAggctaaacacacacaaaaaatacaatgatacTGTATAATTGTGAATAACCAAGCGGA
The nucleotide sequence above comes from Stigmatopora nigra isolate UIUO_SnigA chromosome 12, RoL_Snig_1.1, whole genome shotgun sequence. Encoded proteins:
- the rassf4a gene encoding ras association domain-containing protein 4a, which translates into the protein MGEHQSFVKLTAEKQIPKSDLLLLLRTYNCYHEGNNFQLRAHEEEGGLILEGLLNIHWGLHRPIRLQMYDDNERLRLNRNKIATQRSSTESNNNSFRKENGPEGGSMEGVQEEEESPQLLRTRSDASFMYVQRRSRTNTARDLQRLRTHRFSINGHFYNHKTSVFTPAFGSVTNVRVNSAMTTLQVLNMLLQKFRVENKSEEFVLYMVHTSGERTQLRESEYPLVTRVLQGPCEMISKIFIMETDLGEEVTYDVAQYIKFEIPVLDSFVEKLKEEEEREINKLTKKYITLRSMIVHQLEGKTHSSDPI
- the LOC144205322 gene encoding uncharacterized protein LOC144205322, with amino-acid sequence MKHRRLLLCLPLLPTILETLEDSALHPSACQSSQSSQSLDDYINSMQALACPEGATSPRAFRLQRSPRLRQLSKSQIKHSASTSLPRGSSRICRTCRPSTINEDIMEDCYLEREQDCQGKDPVDWLFAQMRT